The region CACCACCTAACACTGTGTGCCCTTGGGTGTGTGCCTTAACCACTCTGGGCTTGTTTCCTACAGCGACAAGAAAGAATGACACCACCAACCTCTTAGGCTATAGTTTGGATaaaatgagatagctgtgtagaacaGACAGATCCTAAACCAATGTTAGTTTTCCCTTCATTTGGGGACTTGCTCTAACCTCCAGGGCTTATGTCCCAGAGGCACAAGCAGGTGCAGGGCTGGATAAATAAGGTATGTCTTTCTGCAGGATCTCTTGTCCTCACTGATGGTGTCTTCTCTtgatatacataattttaaagcctcacgttatttatttatttactttaaagccTCACTTTAATGTTAAAGGTAAATGTAAATATAGTATAACAAGGAAGCTCAAAATTTGCATAAAGTTTTAAGATAAAATAGGAGACTCCAAAAAAGTGTTACTTTCGGCAGGCCCTAGGGATGCTATGGTGGGAAGTTTGAGTCATACCTTAGCATTCTTTCTAAAGCATTCTGTCCTAATCCTCTGTATGGAGAAAAGCCAGCTTCCTGGATGTACCCCAAATCCTGGGAAGTAGGGGGCAGGAGCTGGACTCCCTCCAAGCACTAAGGGCAGGGCATGGTTGGGAACAGGGAGGTGAGCCAGACAGCCAGAGGCGAACGGGCTGGCATGCCAAGCGTCCTAGTTAATGCCCAGCTAAGCCTGGGTGAAGAAGGATGGGGGTGTGGGAAGACACCCCCCACCAACCGCCAAAGACAGGCGCACACCAGCCAGTCTCTCACTTCcctttttatttcctctaaaACTTGCAAGAGGCAGCACCAGAGAGGGAACCTGCCCTCCTGGCCCTGGAAGGGGCCGACCCCCAACCCCTAACCCAGGACACAGCTGGCACCTCAGGCCCCTTTCCTTCTGAAAGGAGGGCTGTGTCTCtctcacattcacacatacacagacacatgcatgtgtgcacactcaTGGCACATGGGACCTTAGGGGTAGCCTGTTTGCTGATCCCCCCAAGAGGtaccaggaggcagacccctagAAGGAGATAAGAGGCAGCTCCACACCCTGGTCTCCTCCAACCCAAGGAGGAAGAAGGCTCAACCCCTCTAGGATAGGGACTGTCTTCAGTCAATGGAGCGTTGCTTTAGGGGGcgtttttgaaggttttttttttcctttttgcactCTTTACAAAAATAGAACTTCTCTTGGTATTTATAAATCTACGGCCATGGCTCTATGTGCATTGCATGTTACAGGTAGAAAAGCCATATGGGGCACTCCTTTTGGTTGCTCAGGCCTTGATTGCCTGTCATCCAGGTCCCTTGGTCTCAGAAGTCTATGCGGTCACCTCAGAGCCACTAAGCACCTTCAGTGGGCCCATCCCATTGGCGGTGTACTCCTTCTGGAGCCGGGCACGGTAATAGAAGAGGTAGGAAGGCAACAGGAATCCCAGGAGTGAGAATAGCAGGAGGCCCAGATTCACCTTTAGGgcaaggagagagaaacagagtcaAGTAGGTACTCATCTGCCCTTAGCCTCCCACAGGGAGGAGAAGGCGGCCATTTTTCTCCAGGTCCTGAGCCAGAATAAATACAGCTAGTACTTATTATGTGTAGTCATTGTTCCACCAGTATCTCACTTAATGTTCAGCAATTCTGCAAAATGGCTGAGATGAGACTTCTCGGGTATAACAAGTGGCAGGGCCTGGTGGGTGCCCACACCATATGGCACTCTCTAGGTAGGTATGAGGAAGGCACAGCACTGTAGGAGTCTGGGCTGGTCAGGCTGCTCCCGAAATGGGGCCTTCTGGGCTCACCTCTCTGACCTTTGGAGATGTTAACCAATGGGATCCCGTTCAGGGTGGCGAGAGGAGGCTCTCAGACACAGTTCAAGGAACTGGGATGCACAGCCTGGTGGACAGAAGGCTTGGAAGGCCCAGAACACACAGGCTCTGACTCGGTTCACATCCCACTCTGCATTactcactgtgtgactttgggcaaataatGGCAATTCTTACTGAGTGCCTCCTTCTCAGGGCTgttgtggtgaagatgtaagttaaaaaaaagtatgcatCATGCTTAGCACATAGCGAGTGCTTGGTAAATAGAAGCAGTTATTTCATCACAATTCTTTGGGAGGAGGGTTTACGTGTGGGTGGCCCCACAGGGCAGATGAAAGATCAGCGTCAGGGAGGCAGATGAGTTCAACGTAAGGAAAAGACTTACTAACAGCAGCAGGGCTGCCTCGTGCAGGAGTGGGTGCCCTACCACTGAGGGTATCTAAGCTAAGAGGGAAGGGTCCCCTTTCAGGGGTGCTGGAGACAGGATCCCACACTAGGTAGAACTGGATTGGACCAATGGTGCCTGAACACAGGCCCAAGAGTCAGGACTGGCCACTTCACAAAGCACCTGGAGTTTACTAAAAACAGACTCCTAGGaggtcaggcactgtggctcacacctgtaaccccagcactctgggaggccaaggtgagaagatcatttgaggccaggagtttaagactagcctgtgcaacatggcaagaccctgtttatctgtacaaaattttttttaaaaaaaattagccaggtatggtagccatcacctgtggttccagctactcagaaggctggggccggaggattgcttgagcccgggaatcagaggctgcagtgagctgtgattttaccactgcactccagactgggcaacagaacaagacaccttctctacaaaaaaaaaaaaaaacaatagggccgggcacggtggctaacacatgtaatcccagcactttgggaggccgaggagggcagatcacgaggtcgggagatcgaggccatcctggctagcacggtgaaaccccgtctctactaaaaatccaaaaaaaaaaaaaaattagctgggcgtggtggtgggcgcctgtggtcccagctacttgaggggctgaggcaggagaatggcatgaacccgggaggcggagcttgcagtgagccgagatggcaccactgcactccagcctgggcaacagagtgagactccatctcaaaaaataaaaataaaaataaataaataaataaaataaaacaataaattaaaaacaaaaacagactccTACGGTCAGGCTGAGATATCCTGATTCAGGGGACtggggaatctgtatttttaacactCCATGAGGGGTTCTAAAAGGCAGACAACTTGGAAACCTGCAGATTAGAGACCTCTGAGGTGCCTCTGGCTGAGATGAGTGAGGGATGGCACCACATACAAGGCCCTACCCCTGCCCCCAGGAGAGTGGCTCCTGCTCCCCCCACACCAACCCTCGCTCTCACCCAGAAGGGCTCTCCTTTCAGGGGTCCCACCATCGCCATGAAAAGTGGCTGCTGAAGCAAGGCGAACACAGCACTGATGAGGGACTGCAGGCCTGTCAGCGTCCCAAAGTGGTTGGATGGGAACCTGTCCACGAGACGGGGAGTATCAGGGGTGTGTGGCCCTCTCCAGCCCAGACCAGCACCTCTGCTATCCCCTCCCCACCATGGTCCccgctggccaggcagggtggtgctTAAGCGTTCGGGCTCTTTGCATGGGCTCTTTGGTCCCCAGCCTTGAGGGCAAATGCTCCAACTTCAGGGCCACTGAGCTGGGTTCTCACACCTCCTGTATGTGTGATATTGGCAAGTGGCTCAACCTCCCTGAGCCCCACTTCCTCCACTAATAACAGGGATGGCATTGACCTCGCAGGACTGTCCACTGTATTctgtcaacaaacatttagctgAGAAccgactatgtgccaggcactgctctaggtGCTGGAGATACCACGATCAAGCAAGTCAACAGATTCCTGCCGTCGAGGAGGTGGCATTCCCATGGAGCAGGTGGCGGTCAGACAATAAGCAAGAGATAGGCAGAGTGTTAGTGATAAACGCTAAGGAGAAAAACCAAGCAGAGAAGCGGGCAGTAGGGAGGTTGCAATTGTACATGGGACAGCCAAGGGAGGCCTCACTGAGAAGAGGACAGTCAGGGAAAGACCTGAAGGAGAGAAGGTAAGATTGGGCGCCTTGCAGATATCTGGAGAAGAATGTTCTAGAAACAGGGACTAGTACATGCAAAGATGCCAAGCAGAGAACACACTTGAGACTTCCGGAGCACTAGGAAGCACTGTGGCTGTGGCAGAGTGAACAAGGGAGGAGGGGGACCTAGAGGGGAGTGAAGTGCTGGGGCCAGAGCTTGCAGGGCTTTTTAGGCCATAGTAAAgcctttggcttttactctgagacaGATGAGACAGGACACCACAGAGTGGTGTGAAGAGACTTATGTCCTGACAGGTGACTGCAGCCCCTGTGTTAAAAATAGACTGAGACGGCGGGGCCAGGGCAGATGTGGGAGACTAAAGGCTGCCACAATAATCCAGGCTAGAGATGTTGGTGGCTAGGACTGGAGAGGCAGCAGTGGAGGTGACAAGAAGGGTCAGATTtggggtgtgtagaagctgctgctGGCTGTACTGAGGACGGAGTGAACATGGAGGGTGAGGGAGAGAAACATCAAGGAAACGCCAGGGTTCTGGCTTGAGCAGATGAAGGAAACAGAGCTGCCCTCTGCCGAGACCGCTGCAGTGAGGCTGAACTCAGGGAGCGATGGTCAAGGATCCTGCCTGCTGCCTGCACCAACGGAGCACTTAATAATGGTTGTGATTTTGTCATCATTATTGTAATGTCCTGTTACTCCATCACATACACAGGGGAGAGTCCCTCAGCAGCGCCCAGCAGGGGAAACCAGGAGAGAGATGCAAGTGGGGACTGTCCAACATGAAGAGGAAAATTATAAGGCAAATGGCTGCCCTTGGGAAATTTCTTCAGGGTGGGCATGGAGGGGAGGCCATTCTGGGGACCGTTTCAAACAGCAGACATAGAACCAAAGTGTCATCAAGCCAGGTATTTCAGCTTCCTCTAAGGGAAGACTCCAACAGGGGGAGTCAATTACAGCAGGATAGGCTGCCTTTAAGGAAGTGAGCTCCCTGCCATCAGAGGGGCTCAGAGAGAGGTGCATTAGGGGATGCCTGGGGCCCTCCCAACCCTTCCCTGGGGTTCTCTGATCACGGTTGCAAAGCTCAGGAAGGCATTTCAGCCCAACAGACTCACACTGCAGCATAGAGACTCCCACAGGCTGAGTGGAAGAAACCTCGAACAATGGTGTGCAGGACAAAGGTcacaaactaaaaccaaaaagaGAGAGTGAAGAGGTTAGGAGAGTGTGTGGAGGCTGGAGGAAGGAGGGGTAGGGCGAAGAGGCCAACTGGGCCTCAATTCCCACCCCCTCACCAACCCAATCTACTAGAAACACTTCCTGGAGAACCCGGAAAATAGATCCAGATCAGAAGACCAGAACtgcacttcctggaaggcaggtgCTGGATGGACCATCCCTTTGGAGGAGCCTcgggaggcagggagaggagaaggatggAGGTGGGTACCTGGAGGTGTAAGTTGTTGATGAGACAGGTGATGCCAAAACCCACAAGCAGCAGGTTGGTCAGGGTGAAGGCATTGATGGCATTGGTGAGCTTTTGGATCTTGCAGTAGCGTGGTCTGATGGATTTGGTAGCAACCCCGTCCCTGAGGAGAACGGGAAGTCACTGGCTGCTGCCTCTACGTTCCCAGGACTCCCTGGTTCTTGGCCTGGCCCCTCCCCCTTCAGATGTGCCTTCGATGTCAAGGCAGCAGAAAACACAGAAATCCATGTTTCTATGGGAAACCCATAGAAACCCACGTTCTCTAGCTCCATGTTTCTCAAAGTGTTGCTCCCCTACCCAATGACACACGCATCAAAGGGGGTGCTTTCTTAACATGCAGATTCACAGGCCTCATCTCGGCCCTCGGAATCTCAGCAGGGATATCTGCAAATCTGCATTTGGACAAATATCCCCCActaagtgattctcatgcacaCTTGAAGGTTTGAGAACCAAGGATGGGAAGGAAGGTGGGAAGTGGGAAGCTCTCACACTGTCTCTCATCAGAAGTCCTCAGGAAGGTGTCCCTGCCCTAGACAAAAGCAGATGCCCTCCTGGGGACAGCAGCTTGGCCTGACTGTCCAGTGCTTCCTCTCTCTGGCACAATCAAGGGCTCTGGGGCCAGCCCAGGAGAGAGGTCAGTAGGCTGGGGTGAGGACAGGCGGCCCATGTGTCCTGGACAGAAGGGCCCTGCTAGGGGACCCTCACCATTAGGAGCAGAGGGTAGAGGAGGaaggctcagtgccagggccagGCTCTGCTAGCAGGGAGGGAAGCCACTGGATTTCCTTCTCTCCCAGTCTCTTTCTCCCATCCTCTTAGGATAAACAGGGACTGTTTGAACGAACACAAAAAGAGCAAAAGCAGTCACAGAATCTGGGTTCAAGACTCCATggtgaatcccagctactcgggaggctgaggcaggagaatcgcttgaacctgggaggcagaggttgcagtgagttgagatcgtgccactgcactccagcctgggcgacagagcaagactgtctcaattaaaaaaaaaaaaaaaaaaccctccagccAAGAAGACAGCCCTCAAGGATCCTGCCTCCTGGTATTCCCCTGCTTTGTCCAGTCTCCCTCCACAGTATATCAGGGTTGCTCTGTGCCTATAATAGAATGTAACAGAAGTGATGGTATGCTACGTCTGAGATTATGTGAGAGAAGATACAGGGTCTCTGTCGCTTAGCCCTCTTGCTCAAGGGGAAAGCAGGTGCTGTGTCCTGAGCAGCCCTATGGAGAGGCCATGGGGGTAACTGAACTGACATAGATTCTCCAACCCCAGTCAgcccttcagatgactgcagccctggctgacagCCTGACTATGTCTTCATGAGCGACTGTGACTCAGAATCACCCGGCTGAGTCTCTCCCTGATTTCTGACTGTCAGAAACTGTATGAGATGAGaagtgtttgttgttttaaaatgccAAGCCTTGGGgtgatttgttatacagcaataaatATCTAATATACCAACTCTACCTATTCTAGCCCTAACAAGACTTTAGCGTGTACCCTTGTAACACAGGTTCTGGAGGCTGCCACTgaaagctgtgtgatcttgggtgaaTGACTTAACCGTGCAACCCTgtacctcggtttcctcatctgcaaaatgaagatatTAACGCACCTACCTCAAAGAGGTGTTGTAGGACTACACAAGGCAAGGTGCCAAGTGCACAGTCAGCACTCTGCATTAGCTATTCTTATTATTAAGCAAGCCAGGTCCCttcctagcctcagtttcctcatctgtaaaatggggaggtaCCCCTGATCTCCTAGGGTTCTTGGGAGAAAGCAACAAGCTGCTGGATGTAAACgcacagagaaaatgaaaagcactGCCTGACCACTTGCTGTCACCATCCCTGTACAGGCAGGTCACCTGGCATCTCCGAGGACAGTGCCCTGAGTTGGGGCGTCCACGCAGTCCTTGATCCGCCAGTCCATGATGTAGCCAATGAGGGGGCAGGTGAGAAGGCACAACAGCTGCATGGCCCCGAAGATGGAGGTGTAGAACCCAACTGGGCAGGATGGGAAGGGCAGTGGGGTCAGGAACTGGCACTCAGTGGACACTACCACCCCTTCCAGCGGAGGCCAGAGAGCACCAAAATAGCCTTCCTCTGAACCCAGACTCTTACATCCCACAAAAGGGTTACCTGGGTGGGCCCAGGCCTAGAGGAGTCCCTCCCCCTGAGAAGCGGGTTGCAGCGGGGTGGGTGTGAGCCAGGGCCCTGCTTTCATTGCCCTACCTGTCTCTGCCACCTTTTGTTGCTGTTCATTCGTCTCTGTGGGTAGGGAAAGGTATGGTGAGGGGAGCTCAGCCAGGGTGACCCTCCTGTGCCCCCAACCCCCAGGGGCCTCAGCGGTGCCTCACCATGCTCCTGGCCACCAGTCACAAGGTACTCCAGCATCTTGTTCACGGCAGCCATGTAGAAGATGATCCGCAGCTGGGTCATGCCCATGGTGAGGAGGCTCCACAGGAAAGTGGGGGAGCAGAGGCTCTCGCGTAAGGGGACAGACCCTGGGGAGACAGCAGGGGGCGCCCCTGAGCCCCAGACCTTCCACTGCCCTTTGATTGTCCCAGCTCATGCAGTTCTTGGGGGGAGTGACACTAACTATGTGACTTTGGAGAGAGACTGGTTTCTTCAAAGACGGGAAAGTTCAGATTCACTTGCCTCCAGGCTCTTGCTTAGCTCAGAACATTTTTGGATGTATGTCCTATGCTTCGTGTGGTAAAAATAACTCAGTTatgtgccatggctcacgcctgtaatcccaacactttgaaaggcagaggtaggaggatcacttgagcccaggagttcaagacctggtggtcaacatagcaagaccctatctctaaatatatatatatatatatatatatatatatatatatatacagaaattatatatatatttatatacagaaattatatatatatttatatacagaaattatatatatatttatatataaatatacatatatatttatatataaatatacatatatatttatatataaatatacatatatatttatatataaatatacatatatatttatatataaatatacatatatatttatatatataaatatacatatatatttatatataaatatacatatatatttatatatataaatatacatatatatttatatataaatatacatatatatttatatataaatatatttatatatacaaatatacatgtatatttatatatacaaatatacatgtatatttatatatataaatatacatgtatatttgtatatataaatatacatgtatatttgtatatataaatatacatatatatttgtatatataaatatacatatatataaatatatatatatatataaaataagccaggcatggtggtgcacacctgtattcccagctactcaggaggctgaggcaggaggattgcttgagcccaggagttcaagaccagcctggtggtcaacatagcaagaccctatctctaaaaaaatatatatatataatatataatataaatatatataatttatatataacaatattatatataatatatataataatataatatatataattatatatatatatataaaataagccaggcatggttgtgcacacctgtattcccagctactcaggaggctgaggcaggaggatcacttgagcccaggaggtcaaggctgcagtgaactatgattgcactactgcactccagcccaggcaacagcaatacctggcagggcacggtggctcacacttgtaatcccaaaactttcggaggctgaggcaggaggatcatgaggtcaggagttcgagaccagcctggccaacagggtgaaaccccgtctctactaaagatacaaaaattagccgagcatggtggtgcacgcctgtagtcccagctatttgggaggctgaggcaggagaattgcttgaacctgggaggcggaggttgcagtgagccaagatcatgccactgcactccagcctgggcaacagagtgaggctccatctcggGGCaggggggaaagaaaaaaaagaaaaaaactctgaaGCACTCACTATGGGCTACACACTTGACATTTATTACCCCATTTAATAAAATCTTACAACAACCCTATCCTTAtcacattttactgatgaggaaactgcagctcaggaagttaaatgacttgctcaagctCACAGGGCTGGAAGCAGCAGGTCAGCCTAACTCCAGCTCATGCCCTTAGCCATGTTGCCCTCTGAGAATCAGCACTGGGGGTAACCACCCTCAAACTGCACACTGTTTTGCACTTTACAAAGAGCTTCCACACCCATGGTGTCATCCAATCATCACAACTAACTTTACAGTTTGTGGGGTGCTTTTAGTGCTAGTTTAAGAGGTAAGGAAATCAAGAGCAAGGTTAGGTGATCTACCCAAGTCACATAGCCTATAACTGGAGAGCAGGACTCAAACTCCTCAACTCCCGCTCCTGACTCCAAGGAGCTCCTTCCACTTATCATGGAGCTGGCGGTCCTGGGATCTTCATGTACCCTCCTGAGAAGCAGCCCAGGCAGGTGCTGCAGCTCCTCCTGTGACCAGCAGGGGGCAAAAGACAGCCAGGTGTGGAGGACCCCTGCCAGGAGGCTCACGGGCCTGGCTGCACCTGATGCAATAAGCTCAGAGGTTGCAAGGGGCCCTGAGGAAACCAGCTTCCCAACAGGCCCAGAGACCTTGTCCCCATTTTGGAAGCTCCTCCCTCCCCAATCCCAGGAATCCAGCAGGGTAACCCTGAATCTGAACTTCCCAGCGTTAGCTGAGCTTTGATGTGCCCATCTGTAAATGAGGAGCATGCCCCACCTACATCATGGGGTGTTGTAAGGACTGAAGAGGGGTGCGAATAAATACTCAACCATGAGTGCTCACTGAATATGAGGACCCACCATCACTATCCCCCAAGGCCGGCACCTTGACCAGACACTCACTCTCAGGAAGGTTTTCTGAGGTGCCCTGAACATCCTGGGGTGACATGAAGGCATCCGAACCGTCCTCCAGGCTGGGGGCCTTCTGGTTGAGCCTCTGGCCCATGGTGGTCACATGGTGTAGAAGAGGTCACCTGTCACCTTGTGGTCCAGGGCCAGCCCACTCAGCTTGATCTTCTTCCTGCAGGCAGCCAGGCCAGAGTGTAGAGGAACCAGTCACACAGAGCCCACCTTCAACGGCCTAGTGCTCGGCAGCCATCCCAGCAGTTTCCAGCACTCCTTTACCCGGCACTGACATGCTCACAAGCTCCTAATGCAGAGCTTCTGTTTCTGTTGCTCAGAGCTTGGCTCAGGGACCAGCTTAGCACAGATGCCAAGTAAATGAAGAGTGGATCAGCTGTTTTTCACTTGGGCTGTTCCCATGGAGGAGGCAGCATTAACACCTCAGACTCCAGAGTCAGACAGCCTGCGTCCAACCTAAGATTCACCCTCCTTTGAATGGCATGACCTTTGGAAAGTCACTTTGTTCCCTGCACTTTTGTTATTAATGGAGTTAATACCCAATCTACATCATACAGCTGTTTGAGGATGGTATAGGGGCTAAGTACAGT is a window of Gorilla gorilla gorilla isolate KB3781 chromosome 9, NHGRI_mGorGor1-v2.1_pri, whole genome shotgun sequence DNA encoding:
- the SLC43A1 gene encoding LOW QUALITY PROTEIN: large neutral amino acids transporter small subunit 3 (The sequence of the model RefSeq protein was modified relative to this genomic sequence to represent the inferred CDS: inserted 1 base in 1 codon), translating into MMQDPSLGPLGGPSPSALFLCRLGVSMAPTLQQAYRRRWWMACTAVLENLFFSAVLLGWGSLLIILKNEGFYSSMCPAESSTNTTQDEQRRWLDCDQQDEMLNLGFTIGSFVLSATTLPLGILMDRFGPRPVRLVGSACFTASCTLMALASRDVEALSPLIFLALSLNGFGGICLTFTSLTLPNMFGNLRSTLMALMIGSYASSAITFPGIKLIYDAGVAFVVIMFTWSGLACLIFLNCTLNWPIEAFPAPEEVNYTKKIKLSGLALDHKVTGDLFYXHVTTMGQRLNQKAPSLEDGSDAFMSPQDVQGTSENLPERSVPLRESLCSPTFLWSLLTMGMTQLRIIFYMAAVNKMLEYLVTGGQEHETNEQQQKVAETVGFYTSIFGAMQLLCLLTCPLIGYIMDWRIKDCVDAPTQGTVLGDARDGVATKSIRPRYCKIQKLTNAINAFTLTNLLLVGFGITCLINNLHLQFVTFVLHTIVRGFFHSACGSLYAAVFPSNHFGTLTGLQSLISAVFALLQQPLFMAMVGPLKGEPFWVNLGLLLFSLLGFLLPSYLFYYRARLQKEYTANGMGPLKVLSGSEVTA